The proteins below are encoded in one region of Oncorhynchus nerka isolate Pitt River linkage group LG15, Oner_Uvic_2.0, whole genome shotgun sequence:
- the add3a gene encoding adducin 3 (gamma) a isoform X1 has protein sequence MKSEEGGNSSGTPIRIEDPNQFVPMNTNPSEVLERRNRIREQNRFDMMTSGPRSHHLAGIPLDEPRMDQPVRVKPYVASEDDQMVPLPPNPFSQLSEKAMDENTMNVEKRQLGLSDDEHDLTSNDASTLSQSLSQTQSPQITPAKEENHTMQNGKDGGDHEVNDELSKRVSQLTTSVESIEVKVRTGEKIEDSALSPESSPSKSPNKKKKKFRTPSFLKKNKKKEKMEA, from the exons ATGAAGTCTGAGGAAGGTGGCAACAGCAGCGGCACTCCAATCCGGATCGAGGACCCCAATCAGTTTGTCCCTATGAACACCAACCCTAGCGAGGTGCTGGAGAGGAGAAACCGA AtcagagagcagaacagattcGACATGATGACGTCCGGACCTCGCTCTCACCACCTGGCAGGCATCCCATTGGACGAACCTCGAATG GATCAGCCGGTCCGTGTGAAG ccctatGTGGCATCAGAGGATGACCAGATGGTTCCTCTACCTCCTAACCCCTTCAGTCAGCTGTCTGAGAAAGCGATGGACGAAAACACGATGAACGTAGAGAAGAGACAGCTGGGGCTGAGTG ATGACGAGCACGACCTAACCTCCAACGAcgcttccactctctctcagtctctgtcccAAACTCAGTCCCCGCAAATAACTCCAGCTAAAgaag AGAACCACACGATGCAGAACGGCAAGGATGGCGGCGACCATGAGGTGAACGACGAGCTGAGCAAAAGGGTCAGTCAGCTGACCACCAGCGTGGAGAGCATTGAGGTCAAGGTCCGCACCGGTGAGAAGATCGAAGACTCCGCCCTCTCCCCCGAGAGCTCGCCCTCAAAGTCCcccaacaagaagaagaagaagttccgcactccctccttcctcaagaagaacaaaaaaaaagagaaaatggaggcctag
- the add3a gene encoding adducin 3 (gamma) a isoform X3, whose translation MKSEEGGNSSGTPIRIEDPNQFVPMNTNPSEVLERRNRIREQNRFDMMTSGPRSHHLAGIPLDEPRMDQPVRVKPYVASEDDQMVPLPPNPFSQLSEKAMDENTMNVEKRQLGLSENHTMQNGKDGGDHEVNDELSKRVSQLTTSVESIEVKVRTGEKIEDSALSPESSPSKSPNKKKKKFRTPSFLKKNKKKEKMEA comes from the exons ATGAAGTCTGAGGAAGGTGGCAACAGCAGCGGCACTCCAATCCGGATCGAGGACCCCAATCAGTTTGTCCCTATGAACACCAACCCTAGCGAGGTGCTGGAGAGGAGAAACCGA AtcagagagcagaacagattcGACATGATGACGTCCGGACCTCGCTCTCACCACCTGGCAGGCATCCCATTGGACGAACCTCGAATG GATCAGCCGGTCCGTGTGAAG ccctatGTGGCATCAGAGGATGACCAGATGGTTCCTCTACCTCCTAACCCCTTCAGTCAGCTGTCTGAGAAAGCGATGGACGAAAACACGATGAACGTAGAGAAGAGACAGCTGGGGCTGAGTG AGAACCACACGATGCAGAACGGCAAGGATGGCGGCGACCATGAGGTGAACGACGAGCTGAGCAAAAGGGTCAGTCAGCTGACCACCAGCGTGGAGAGCATTGAGGTCAAGGTCCGCACCGGTGAGAAGATCGAAGACTCCGCCCTCTCCCCCGAGAGCTCGCCCTCAAAGTCCcccaacaagaagaagaagaagttccgcactccctccttcctcaagaagaacaaaaaaaaagagaaaatggaggcctag
- the add3a gene encoding adducin 3 (gamma) a isoform X2, whose product MKSEEGGNSSGTPIRIEDPNQFVPMNTNPSEVLERRNRIREQNRFDMMTSGPRSHHLAGIPLDEPRMPYVASEDDQMVPLPPNPFSQLSEKAMDENTMNVEKRQLGLSDDEHDLTSNDASTLSQSLSQTQSPQITPAKEENHTMQNGKDGGDHEVNDELSKRVSQLTTSVESIEVKVRTGEKIEDSALSPESSPSKSPNKKKKKFRTPSFLKKNKKKEKMEA is encoded by the exons ATGAAGTCTGAGGAAGGTGGCAACAGCAGCGGCACTCCAATCCGGATCGAGGACCCCAATCAGTTTGTCCCTATGAACACCAACCCTAGCGAGGTGCTGGAGAGGAGAAACCGA AtcagagagcagaacagattcGACATGATGACGTCCGGACCTCGCTCTCACCACCTGGCAGGCATCCCATTGGACGAACCTCGAATG ccctatGTGGCATCAGAGGATGACCAGATGGTTCCTCTACCTCCTAACCCCTTCAGTCAGCTGTCTGAGAAAGCGATGGACGAAAACACGATGAACGTAGAGAAGAGACAGCTGGGGCTGAGTG ATGACGAGCACGACCTAACCTCCAACGAcgcttccactctctctcagtctctgtcccAAACTCAGTCCCCGCAAATAACTCCAGCTAAAgaag AGAACCACACGATGCAGAACGGCAAGGATGGCGGCGACCATGAGGTGAACGACGAGCTGAGCAAAAGGGTCAGTCAGCTGACCACCAGCGTGGAGAGCATTGAGGTCAAGGTCCGCACCGGTGAGAAGATCGAAGACTCCGCCCTCTCCCCCGAGAGCTCGCCCTCAAAGTCCcccaacaagaagaagaagaagttccgcactccctccttcctcaagaagaacaaaaaaaaagagaaaatggaggcctag